The Acidobacteriota bacterium DNA segment CGGCATTGTCGAGATACGCGAGTGGCTTGCCGTGCACCAGCTGATGCAACGCGGGGAACTGCTCGCGCACCGCCACCACATCCAGGGATGCTGGCGTCGATGACGCGGCGGGGACGGCCTGGGGGGTCATGCCGGCAGGTGCAGCTTCTCGACCAGGACCTCTTCGAGACGGTCTCGCACGGCGTCGTGTTTGATCCCGTTGAGGACATCACTGGCAAACGCGTGAATGAGCATGTTGCGCGCATCCTGCACTCCGATGCCACGAGCGCGCAGGTAGAACAACTGGTCGGCATCGAGCTGGCCGATGGCCGCGCCATGGGTGCACTTCACATCATCCGCAAAAATTTCGAGCTGCGGCTTGGTGTTGATTGAGGCTTCGTCCGAGAGCAGGAGCGCTTTGTTGGTCTGTTTCGCGTCGGTCTTCTGGGCGTCGGGCCGCACGATGATCTTGCCGTTGAACACCGCTTTGGCGCGTCCGGTCAGGATGCCTTTGTAGACTTCGTGACTCGGGCAGTGCGGCATCGCGTGGTCGATGGTGGTGTGCGTGTCCACGAGGGTCTCGCCGTCGGCCACGTAGAGGCCGTTGAGCGTGCACTCGGCGCCGTCTCCCGCAAGTGTGGCCGTGATGTCGTTGCGCGCGATGCGCCCGCCGAACGTGATGGCCTGGGACGTAAACGTGCTGGCACGGTGCAAATGCACAAACGTGCTGGCCATGTGGAAGGCCTCGGCCGTTTCGCGCTGCACCTTGACGTGGTCCACCATCGCTCCCGGTCCCAGCAGCACCTCGGTCACGGCGGTGGTCAGCACCGGCGCGGCGCCGATTCCCGCGTAGTTCTCCACAATGGATGACTGCGACTGCTCACCAGCGACGACGAAGAGGCGCGGAGCCACAAGGCCAGGATCGGCGCCTGGTGCCGAGATGAAGAGCACATGGATGGGCTCGGTCACCACGGCCTTCGGGGCGATGTGGATGAAGACACCGCCTTCGCAGAAGGCCGTGTTCAGCAAGACAAACGGATGGTCGCTCTTGAGGCTCGGGCCTTCCAGGGGCGGCTGGTCGGTCATCGCTTCGGCCATGCCGGACACAGTGACGCCCGCCGGCAGGTTCTCGAGCGACGAGAGTTCAGAAGACAGCCGGCCATTCACCACCACGGCCTGCATGCCGAACGCGGTTTTGAAGAGGAACGGCTCGAGGTCGGCCGCGGTCACTCTTGGGCCGCCGGTGACGCGCCGGAAGCTGGTGGCGGCAATCGCGGCCACGTTCGTGAACTTCCACTCTTCGTCGCGCGTGGTCGGGAAGCCTCGCGCGATGAACCGGGCAAAGGCCGAGGACCGCGCGGTGCGGAGCCACTCGGGTCCAAAGGCCGGTGATTCGCGGAATGCCTCGAAGTCGGCCGCGTAAGTCTCGTGACGCTCGGCTACCTGCGGCATGGCTACGCCCGGGCTCCGGCCACGGCATCCACCCAGCCGTACCCCTTGTCTTCAAGCTCGAGCGCCAGTTCCTTGCCGCCCGACTTCACGATGCGGCCGCCGCTGAGCACGTGCACGAAGTCCGGCACGATGTAGTCGAGCAGGCGCTGATAGTGGGTCACCACGATGATGGCGCGATCGGGGCTGCGCAACGCGTTGACGCCATTGGCGACAATGCGGAGGGCGTCGATGTCGAGGCCGGAATCGGTCTCGTCGAGAATCGCCAGCTTCGGTTCGAGCACCGCCATCTGGAAGATCTCGTTGCGCTTTTTCTCACCGCCCGAAAATCCTTCGTTAACCGCGCGGTGCAGCATCGACTGATCCATCTCGAGGAGCTTCGCCTTTTCGCGGATCACCTGGAGGAACTCGACGGCGTCCAGTTCCTGCAGTCCGCGGTGCTTGCGCACGGCGTTGAGCGCGGCCTTGAGGAAGTAGGAGTTGTTGACGCCGGGAATTTCCACCGGATACTGGAACGCCATGAACACGCCTTCACGGGCGCGCTCCTCGGGGTCCATGTCCAGCAGGTCCTTGCCGTCGTAGGCCACCGTGCCGCCCGTGGCCTCATAGCCGGGGTGGCCGCAGAGGATACGGGCCAGCGTGCTCTTGCCCGAGCCGTTGGGCCCCATGATGGCGTGCACTTCGCCAGGGTTGACCGACAAGCTCAGGCCCTTGAGGATTTCCTTGTCCTCGACCCTGACACGCAGATCCGAAATCTCGAGCAACATACTTAACCGACGCTTCCTTCCAGGCTGATTGAGAGAAGTTTCTGGGCTTCCACGGCGAACTCCATCGGGAGCTCGCGGAAGACCTCTTTGCAGAAGCCGCTGACGATCATGTTCACGGCGTCTTCAGTGGCAATACCGCGCTGGCGGCAATAAAAAATCTGGTCTTCGCCGATTTTCGACGTTGACGCTTCGTGTTCGACCATCGCTGTGGAGTTTTTGATCTCCAGGTACGGGAACGTGTGCGCGCCGCACTTGTCGCCGATGAGCAACGAATCGCACTGCGAGTAATTACGCGCGCCATGCGCGTTCTTGCCGATCTTCACGGCGCCGCGATAGGTGTTCTGGCCGAAGCCGGCCGAGATGCCCTTCGACACAATCGTGCTGCGGGTGTTCTTCCCGAGATGGATCATCTTGGTGCCGGTGTCGGCCTGCTGGCGGTTGTTCGTGGTGGCCACCGAATAGAACTCGCCCACCGAGTTGTCGCCCTGCAGGATGCAGCTCGGGTACTTCCACGTGATCGCCGACCCCGTCTCCACCTGCGTCCAGGTGATCTTCGAATCGGTCATCGCCCGGCCGCGCTTGGTGACGAAGTTGTAGATGCCGCCCTTGCCGTCCTTGTCGCCCGGGTACCAGTTCTGGATGGTGGAGTACTTGATCGTGGCCCGATCAAGCGCGACCAATTCCACGACGGCCGCGTGCAACTGGTGTTCGTCGCGCATCGGCGCCGTGCAGCCTTCCAGATAGCTGACCTGTGAACCCTCGTCGGCAATGATCAGGGTGCGCTCGAACTGTCCCGTGTTTTTCGCGTTGATGCGGAAATACGTGGAGAGTTCCATCGGGCACTTCACGCCCTTGGGGATGTAGACGAACGACCCGTCGCTGAAGACCGCGGAGTTGAGCGTGGCAAAGAAGTTGTCGGTGTAGGGCACGACCGAACCGAGGTACTGCTTGACCAGCTCGGGGTGATCCTT contains these protein-coding regions:
- the sufD gene encoding Fe-S cluster assembly protein SufD: MPQVAERHETYAADFEAFRESPAFGPEWLRTARSSAFARFIARGFPTTRDEEWKFTNVAAIAATSFRRVTGGPRVTAADLEPFLFKTAFGMQAVVVNGRLSSELSSLENLPAGVTVSGMAEAMTDQPPLEGPSLKSDHPFVLLNTAFCEGGVFIHIAPKAVVTEPIHVLFISAPGADPGLVAPRLFVVAGEQSQSSIVENYAGIGAAPVLTTAVTEVLLGPGAMVDHVKVQRETAEAFHMASTFVHLHRASTFTSQAITFGGRIARNDITATLAGDGAECTLNGLYVADGETLVDTHTTIDHAMPHCPSHEVYKGILTGRAKAVFNGKIIVRPDAQKTDAKQTNKALLLSDEASINTKPQLEIFADDVKCTHGAAIGQLDADQLFYLRARGIGVQDARNMLIHAFASDVLNGIKHDAVRDRLEEVLVEKLHLPA
- the sufC gene encoding Fe-S cluster assembly ATPase SufC, with product MLEISDLRVRVEDKEILKGLSLSVNPGEVHAIMGPNGSGKSTLARILCGHPGYEATGGTVAYDGKDLLDMDPEERAREGVFMAFQYPVEIPGVNNSYFLKAALNAVRKHRGLQELDAVEFLQVIREKAKLLEMDQSMLHRAVNEGFSGGEKKRNEIFQMAVLEPKLAILDETDSGLDIDALRIVANGVNALRSPDRAIIVVTHYQRLLDYIVPDFVHVLSGGRIVKSGGKELALELEDKGYGWVDAVAGARA
- the sufB gene encoding Fe-S cluster assembly protein SufB, whose amino-acid sequence is MSTQEETIEQLATREYKYGFETILESDTFPPGLNEDVVRAISAKKDEPAWMLEFRLKSFRAWQKMTEPTWHNLHIEPIDYYGISYYSAPKAKPQLASLDELDPEVRRTFEKLGIPIEEQKMLANVAVDAVFDSVSVATTFRAKLGEMGVIFCSFSEAVKDHPELVKQYLGSVVPYTDNFFATLNSAVFSDGSFVYIPKGVKCPMELSTYFRINAKNTGQFERTLIIADEGSQVSYLEGCTAPMRDEHQLHAAVVELVALDRATIKYSTIQNWYPGDKDGKGGIYNFVTKRGRAMTDSKITWTQVETGSAITWKYPSCILQGDNSVGEFYSVATTNNRQQADTGTKMIHLGKNTRSTIVSKGISAGFGQNTYRGAVKIGKNAHGARNYSQCDSLLIGDKCGAHTFPYLEIKNSTAMVEHEASTSKIGEDQIFYCRQRGIATEDAVNMIVSGFCKEVFRELPMEFAVEAQKLLSISLEGSVG